One window of Bacillus alkalicellulosilyticus genomic DNA carries:
- a CDS encoding NAD-dependent protein deacylase, with protein MSEKLAQWIRNSRKVVLLTGAGMSTESGIPDFRSSSGWWKQINPHDVATIEALENNYSLFHQFYSYRLTALASCEPHIGHQILAKWESKNIIDFVATQNVDGLHQKAGSQNVSELHGSIQAIRCHQCGTEATKDEFLEEKACTACGGRLRPSVVLFGEMLPENSWKRALTTMEQADLVIVIGTSLQVYPVNQLPYITKGRTVIINNEKTQSDANFDLCIHGSAKEILVQTNNLLEQGGLS; from the coding sequence ATGAGTGAAAAATTAGCTCAATGGATACGCAATTCTCGAAAAGTAGTTTTGTTAACGGGAGCAGGAATGTCAACTGAGAGTGGGATACCAGACTTTCGTTCGAGTTCAGGGTGGTGGAAGCAAATCAATCCTCATGATGTAGCTACGATAGAAGCGCTTGAGAACAATTATTCTCTTTTTCATCAGTTTTATAGCTATCGCTTAACGGCTTTAGCAAGTTGTGAACCTCACATCGGTCATCAGATTCTAGCAAAGTGGGAATCAAAAAACATAATAGACTTTGTCGCTACACAAAATGTCGACGGACTGCATCAAAAAGCAGGGAGTCAGAACGTTAGTGAGTTACATGGTAGCATTCAGGCCATTCGGTGTCACCAGTGTGGGACTGAAGCTACAAAAGACGAGTTTCTTGAGGAAAAGGCATGCACGGCTTGTGGTGGAAGACTTCGTCCGAGCGTGGTTCTCTTTGGTGAAATGCTACCTGAAAACAGTTGGAAAAGAGCGCTCACTACTATGGAACAGGCTGACCTTGTTATTGTGATCGGAACAAGCCTTCAAGTATACCCTGTCAATCAATTACCTTATATTACAAAAGGCAGAACAGTGATCATTAACAATGAAAAGACACAAAGTGATGCAAATTTTGATTTATGTATACATGGTTCAGCAAAGGAGATACTCGTTCAAACAAATAACCTATTAGAGCAAGGAGGTTTATCGTGA
- a CDS encoding UvrD-helicase domain-containing protein → MSNIIDQQARDDIKYELDRNFLVEAGAGSGKTTSLVSRMIQLVYTGKAKTSEIVAITFTRKAADELKVRFQSQLEKSWKNESDEMIKERLFIALQTIDQCFLGTVHAFCAKLLRERPIESGLDIHFKELEESDDIDLLEEVWQRYLKELEETNPQLLQQFSNLGIAIQDLFSSLRQLKEYPDVQWVTEEVEKPDLLVHYGAFMRIVKEAYRSIPTPEPDRGYDTLQKAIIVAIQKDRYIDENKDSNLLSVFEVFDKKLKATQNRWTSKEDAKYYEEKIQTFFDNTIQPVLFQWRCYCHPIITSLLQDALSHYENIMKQRSLLNFQDLLLKVAHLLQHNHEVRSYFQSKYRFLLLDEFQDTDPIQAEIVFYLANEDPTEKDWTRCTPRPGTLFVVGDPKQAIYRFRRADIDTYNLVKQLIERHGGEVLHLTMNFRTLDSVTKGLNEVFSIHLPEQETSYQAGYRPLHSFHQDKGEAFSGIKQLVVPSEYSKKDDVVQKDAENIASTIENLLTQGFEPKDFMVMTRYNDGIEVYSQMIEKLGIPVSISGEIIIGNMKEFKELMILLQTFVDPTNEVNLLATLRGTFFGISDQELYHFKRNGGYYNYYTDIPLSVDTTIREKFKMSFQRLSTYQKWIRTYLPTVAIEKIMEDSGFFLLLLLNQHGKRAYKSVLQLLESLRKQESNGLTSYQSIFRHFQGQVEEKTVVANLEEDANAVRIMNAHKTKGLEAPVVFLAHPIKKVSPETFLSKHIKRIDDTSLGYFSYSVRMGFHQKTIGTPPEWEQVSQEELRYLYEEELRILYVAATRAEKALIISASKKNNSKNPWSTLFEAPDIEVIEVSSEQQSDLSNQNEVVLTLEDYQATSANSTIWLEHSKTMTYDHWSPTKDKDYTEVVHLERESGGGKEWGSLIHDILEKLVQGVEISAYVSRAMKRYNIPGEREQEVWEYIQQFQNSHLWNEIAQADDVQTEIPFYLKVTHESPLYPLLQSKGAYPIYVKGVIDLAYKKDNQWNIVDYKTDRLKNKEDLEALQSFYKGQILFYKQAWEYMTKETVSETFLYFFQNEHLKLS, encoded by the coding sequence ATGAGTAACATTATTGATCAGCAGGCTAGAGATGACATTAAATATGAGCTTGACCGCAATTTTTTAGTGGAAGCAGGAGCAGGGTCAGGAAAGACAACAAGCTTAGTTTCCAGGATGATTCAACTAGTATATACAGGCAAAGCAAAAACAAGTGAAATTGTTGCGATTACGTTTACTCGTAAAGCGGCAGATGAACTTAAAGTACGCTTCCAAAGTCAGTTGGAGAAATCGTGGAAAAATGAAAGCGACGAAATGATTAAAGAAAGATTATTCATCGCACTTCAAACCATAGATCAGTGTTTTTTAGGAACAGTGCATGCCTTTTGTGCCAAATTGTTACGCGAAAGACCGATTGAATCTGGACTAGATATTCATTTTAAAGAATTGGAAGAAAGTGATGATATTGATTTGCTTGAAGAAGTATGGCAACGGTATTTAAAAGAGCTTGAAGAAACAAATCCTCAGTTGCTTCAGCAATTTTCGAATCTAGGAATTGCGATACAAGACTTGTTTAGTTCACTTCGACAGTTAAAAGAGTATCCAGATGTCCAATGGGTAACAGAAGAAGTTGAAAAACCTGACCTGCTTGTCCACTATGGTGCTTTTATGCGAATTGTAAAAGAGGCGTATCGCTCCATACCAACACCTGAACCTGACCGTGGCTATGACACTCTTCAGAAGGCGATTATTGTTGCGATACAAAAAGACAGATATATCGATGAAAACAAAGACAGCAATCTTCTTAGTGTGTTTGAGGTATTTGATAAAAAACTAAAGGCAACCCAGAACAGATGGACATCGAAAGAGGATGCCAAATACTATGAAGAGAAAATCCAAACATTTTTTGATAATACAATACAACCAGTCTTATTTCAGTGGAGATGCTATTGTCATCCGATAATAACGTCACTACTACAAGACGCGCTTAGTCACTATGAAAACATAATGAAACAGCGCTCACTCTTAAATTTTCAAGACTTACTATTAAAAGTAGCCCACCTGCTTCAACATAATCATGAGGTACGAAGTTATTTTCAATCAAAATATCGTTTTTTACTCCTAGATGAGTTTCAAGATACTGACCCGATTCAAGCAGAAATCGTTTTTTATCTTGCGAATGAAGACCCTACTGAAAAGGACTGGACGCGATGTACACCAAGACCAGGTACTTTATTTGTTGTCGGAGATCCTAAACAAGCGATCTATCGTTTTCGGCGGGCGGATATTGACACCTATAATCTCGTCAAGCAATTAATTGAAAGGCATGGTGGCGAAGTTCTCCATTTAACGATGAACTTCCGGACGTTAGATTCCGTGACAAAAGGGTTAAATGAAGTGTTTTCAATACATCTTCCTGAACAGGAGACAAGCTATCAAGCCGGTTACCGTCCGCTTCATTCATTTCATCAAGATAAGGGAGAAGCATTTTCAGGAATTAAACAGCTCGTTGTCCCGTCAGAGTATAGTAAAAAGGATGATGTCGTACAAAAAGATGCAGAAAACATTGCTAGTACGATCGAGAACTTACTTACACAAGGGTTTGAACCTAAAGATTTTATGGTTATGACTCGATACAACGATGGTATCGAAGTGTATTCACAAATGATAGAAAAGCTTGGAATCCCTGTCAGCATTAGTGGCGAAATCATCATTGGTAATATGAAAGAGTTTAAGGAACTGATGATTTTGTTGCAAACTTTTGTAGATCCTACGAATGAAGTGAATTTACTTGCTACTTTAAGAGGCACTTTCTTTGGAATAAGTGATCAGGAACTATATCACTTTAAGAGAAACGGTGGCTATTATAATTACTATACTGACATACCACTATCAGTAGATACGACTATCCGAGAAAAATTTAAAATGTCATTCCAACGGCTATCAACGTATCAAAAATGGATTCGCACGTATCTTCCGACTGTGGCCATTGAAAAAATAATGGAAGACAGTGGATTCTTTCTATTATTGTTATTAAATCAACACGGCAAAAGGGCATATAAAAGTGTATTACAGCTCTTAGAATCGTTACGAAAACAGGAATCTAACGGGTTAACAAGCTATCAATCGATTTTCAGACATTTTCAAGGACAAGTCGAGGAGAAAACAGTTGTAGCTAATTTGGAGGAAGACGCTAATGCTGTACGAATTATGAATGCGCATAAGACAAAGGGGTTAGAAGCTCCTGTAGTATTTTTAGCACATCCTATCAAAAAAGTAAGCCCGGAAACATTTTTGTCCAAGCATATTAAACGAATTGACGATACATCGTTGGGGTACTTTTCCTATTCTGTTAGAATGGGATTCCATCAAAAAACGATTGGAACGCCACCTGAGTGGGAACAAGTTAGCCAAGAAGAGCTTCGTTATTTATATGAAGAGGAACTAAGAATCCTTTATGTAGCGGCTACACGAGCTGAGAAAGCTTTAATTATTAGTGCAAGTAAAAAAAACAATAGCAAAAACCCATGGTCGACGCTTTTTGAAGCTCCTGACATTGAAGTGATAGAGGTTTCTTCTGAACAACAATCTGACCTTTCTAACCAAAATGAAGTAGTACTTACGCTAGAAGATTATCAAGCAACATCTGCAAATTCTACGATATGGTTGGAACATAGCAAGACGATGACATATGATCATTGGTCGCCAACCAAGGATAAAGATTATACAGAGGTTGTTCACCTAGAAAGGGAGTCTGGGGGAGGAAAAGAATGGGGTTCACTTATTCATGATATTCTCGAAAAGCTTGTTCAGGGCGTAGAGATTAGTGCATATGTCTCCCGTGCCATGAAACGGTATAATATACCGGGAGAACGCGAACAAGAGGTATGGGAATACATCCAGCAGTTTCAAAACTCTCATCTTTGGAATGAAATTGCTCAAGCAGATGATGTGCAGACGGAAATACCGTTTTATTTAAAAGTAACTCATGAATCTCCTCTGTATCCTTTACTACAATCGAAGGGGGCATATCCCATCTATGTAAAAGGGGTCATTGATTTAGCGTATAAGAAAGATAATCAATGGAACATCGTTGATTACAAAACGGACCGGTTGAAAAATAAAGAAGACCTTGAGGCATTGCAAAGCTTTTACAAAGGGCAAATCTTATTTTATAAACAAGCTTGGGAGTATATGACTAAGGAAACGGTATCAGAAACATTCCTATATTTTTTTCAGAATGAGCATTTAAAGTTGTCGTAA
- a CDS encoding PD-(D/E)XK nuclease family protein → MNTYIQELKEICEKYPLQDKRIIVDSREIGDRMTESFVKQGFIALNLTVKTVFDIANEQLELTGQDVNVIDQVVGVHLTTQLLQQLKQEGKLTYFSSIEVTYSFGLAIYQAIQQLRLSGYDKDNLPSSAFLSQEKGHDFSYIMSAYEGLLQTYQLIDKASVLIQATQLNNQKHALYILQPNLSLTALESDYLDTIINGNVYQLSLEAVNGITKPIPRSKWSRIFTGKETPLSNIYLPSTGEKIKNLSVFSAKTEEIELKHILQKIIENKCMLDQVGIYYTNAGPYALLMYHLSEKNKIPVTFGEGLPITITRPGRLLVGLVKWLQSNYKVQVLVDLIHDGVIDFGKEAPSKSKVVKLLRALQIGYGKDRYLLQVEKEHVKLLEKKEQAEDDNATSHWQKRIEELTWLQNWMSSIFKFLPNFENTINYKTCLSGFSKVIEQYGTSKSPIDEAAKSKIIDQMTTLIPYVEESLSMYDVMARMKEHFTTLTIMKSNEKPGHLHMTSYQKGLYSSRRHTFIIGLDNQLFPGGASEDPLLLDEERELLHASLPLLKDKPHQHLYSMLQLLAQKEGEITVSFRTFSVSDNRTVAPSFLFLQCYRAIEGNPELDFRDVKKLSSSLAPSQEIEDKDYWVKHLLKDNRKVISDSFFDQFATIQEGIRAEEQRLLHQVTGFDGSIDIETEFDPTLNPERKLTAGKLEKLAACPYAYFLEEILQIKVPEDMMDDPYRWLDPASRGSLLHHIFETFHLKIQENKDRPNYNTHSNVIESIAMNLINQQKEELPPPNERVFQQEVEDILQCCIVFLKEEEEHCKSYEPLYFEYTFGVGTITPAYVTLPSGATIAIAGKIDRVDRDLDGNYHIIDYKTGSTYGYSEKSVFKGGRQLQHFIYAIAIEQHLQIKTGSVQESSYYFPTTKGLGQKFVRKQEDDIRLAGFDVLEKLITIIQKGHFTMTDDPNDCTFCDYKHVCRRSHYEEDTLTRKQMELQAFKGVRAYE, encoded by the coding sequence GTGAACACGTATATACAAGAGTTAAAAGAGATATGTGAAAAATACCCACTACAAGATAAACGTATAATTGTAGACTCACGTGAAATAGGCGATAGAATGACAGAGTCATTTGTCAAACAAGGGTTTATAGCGCTCAACCTTACAGTAAAAACAGTGTTTGATATAGCAAATGAACAACTAGAATTAACAGGTCAAGATGTGAATGTTATTGACCAAGTTGTTGGTGTGCATTTGACAACACAATTATTACAGCAGCTTAAGCAAGAAGGAAAACTAACGTATTTTTCTTCCATTGAAGTTACTTACTCATTCGGATTAGCGATATATCAAGCGATTCAACAGCTTAGATTATCTGGGTATGATAAAGACAACTTACCTTCATCTGCGTTTTTATCTCAGGAAAAAGGACATGATTTTAGCTATATAATGAGTGCTTATGAGGGTCTGTTACAAACCTACCAGCTTATCGACAAAGCATCTGTACTCATACAGGCTACACAGCTTAACAATCAAAAACATGCCCTGTATATTTTACAGCCCAATCTTTCGCTCACGGCTCTCGAATCGGATTACTTAGACACAATTATCAATGGAAACGTCTATCAATTATCATTAGAGGCGGTAAATGGAATCACAAAGCCAATTCCACGTTCAAAATGGTCTAGAATTTTCACAGGGAAAGAAACGCCTCTGAGCAATATCTATCTTCCATCTACAGGAGAAAAAATCAAGAATCTTTCTGTTTTTTCAGCTAAAACGGAAGAAATTGAGTTAAAGCATATCCTACAGAAGATAATTGAAAATAAGTGTATGCTCGATCAAGTCGGAATTTACTATACTAATGCGGGACCTTATGCGTTGCTAATGTATCATCTGTCTGAAAAAAATAAAATACCTGTAACGTTTGGAGAAGGTTTACCAATTACTATAACACGCCCTGGACGATTACTAGTAGGTCTAGTGAAATGGCTTCAATCGAACTATAAAGTTCAAGTGCTAGTGGATTTAATTCACGATGGGGTTATTGATTTTGGGAAAGAAGCACCATCAAAATCAAAAGTAGTTAAGTTGTTAAGAGCTTTACAGATTGGTTATGGGAAAGACCGTTATCTTCTACAAGTTGAAAAAGAGCATGTGAAGCTATTGGAGAAAAAAGAGCAGGCAGAGGATGATAATGCGACGTCACATTGGCAAAAGAGAATAGAAGAGCTTACGTGGCTTCAAAATTGGATGAGCAGCATCTTTAAATTTCTTCCAAATTTCGAAAATACAATTAATTATAAAACATGTTTATCAGGTTTTTCAAAGGTGATTGAACAATATGGGACTTCGAAATCACCCATTGATGAAGCAGCCAAATCTAAAATCATCGACCAAATGACGACTCTTATACCATACGTTGAGGAATCCCTTTCGATGTACGATGTGATGGCCCGAATGAAAGAACATTTTACAACTCTTACGATTATGAAATCAAATGAAAAGCCAGGGCATCTTCATATGACTTCATATCAAAAAGGATTATATAGCTCCCGTAGGCACACATTCATTATTGGTCTTGATAATCAGCTCTTTCCTGGTGGGGCTTCAGAAGATCCGTTGTTACTAGATGAAGAAAGAGAATTATTGCATGCTAGTTTGCCATTGCTTAAGGACAAGCCTCATCAGCATCTTTACTCAATGCTTCAGTTACTAGCACAAAAAGAAGGAGAGATAACCGTAAGTTTTCGTACATTTTCAGTGAGTGATAACCGAACTGTAGCTCCATCTTTTTTATTTTTACAGTGTTATCGCGCGATTGAAGGAAATCCAGAACTTGATTTCCGAGATGTAAAGAAACTGTCATCGTCGTTAGCGCCTTCTCAAGAAATTGAAGATAAAGATTACTGGGTGAAGCACCTCCTCAAGGATAATAGGAAGGTAATCTCTGATTCCTTTTTCGACCAATTTGCTACGATCCAAGAAGGAATACGAGCAGAAGAACAACGTTTACTACATCAAGTTACAGGATTTGATGGGTCTATTGATATTGAAACGGAATTTGACCCTACGTTAAATCCAGAGCGAAAACTAACAGCGGGGAAACTAGAAAAATTAGCGGCTTGCCCATATGCGTACTTTCTAGAAGAGATCTTACAAATTAAAGTGCCTGAAGATATGATGGACGACCCATATCGATGGCTAGACCCAGCATCGAGAGGGAGTCTTCTTCATCATATATTTGAGACGTTTCATCTAAAAATCCAAGAAAATAAGGACCGGCCAAACTATAATACGCACTCTAATGTAATCGAATCGATTGCGATGAACCTAATCAACCAACAAAAAGAAGAACTTCCTCCACCAAACGAAAGAGTGTTTCAACAAGAGGTTGAGGATATATTGCAATGCTGTATCGTCTTTTTAAAAGAAGAGGAGGAACATTGTAAAAGCTATGAGCCTCTGTATTTTGAATATACGTTTGGTGTCGGTACCATCACACCAGCGTATGTTACCTTACCATCAGGAGCGACAATTGCTATTGCCGGCAAAATCGATAGAGTAGACCGCGATTTAGATGGCAATTATCATATTATTGATTATAAAACAGGAAGTACGTATGGATATTCTGAAAAAAGTGTGTTTAAAGGAGGAAGACAGCTCCAGCATTTTATCTATGCGATTGCGATTGAACAACACTTACAGATAAAAACGGGAAGTGTTCAAGAAAGCTCTTATTATTTTCCAACGACAAAAGGACTTGGTCAGAAATTTGTAAGAAAGCAAGAAGATGACATTCGTTTGGCTGGATTCGATGTACTTGAAAAATTAATCACAATCATCCAAAAAGGTCATTTTACGATGACAGATGACCCAAATGATTGTACATTTTGTGATTACAAGCATGTTTGTAGAAGAAGTCATTATGAAGAGGACACATTAACCCGTAAACAGATGGAGTTACAAGCTTTTAAGGGGGTCAGAGCGTATGAGTAA
- a CDS encoding Gfo/Idh/MocA family protein, which produces MIRFGVIGTNWITDRFIEAAQHHPDFQLTAVYSRTEEKAIEFAAKYDLPFLFTNLEEMAESLEIDAVYIASPTSLHAEQAIMFMKYGNHVICEKPIASNTTEIKKMIEAAQTYGVLLMEAVKQTHQPTFKSIQQHLHKIGDIRHASFSYCQYSSRYDKYKEGTILNAFNPTFSNGSLMDIGIYGVYPAVSLFGLPQDIQATGLLLDSGVDGNGSLLLSYPDLHVAITHSKISNSYLPSEIQGEKGSIIIDTLHTLEKVEIRYNDGRTEDITITEEFPSMYYEAKEFIDLIKAEKTESTVNSFARSYGTMAILDEARRQIGLQFPADI; this is translated from the coding sequence ATGATAAGATTCGGAGTTATTGGTACAAATTGGATTACAGACCGGTTTATAGAGGCTGCACAGCATCATCCTGACTTTCAGTTAACAGCGGTTTATTCAAGAACCGAAGAAAAAGCAATTGAATTTGCAGCAAAATATGATCTTCCTTTTTTATTTACAAACCTTGAAGAAATGGCTGAAAGTCTTGAAATTGATGCGGTTTACATTGCAAGTCCGACCTCACTACACGCAGAGCAAGCGATCATGTTCATGAAATATGGTAATCATGTCATATGCGAAAAACCAATCGCTTCAAATACAACTGAAATCAAAAAAATGATCGAAGCCGCACAGACTTACGGTGTGTTATTAATGGAAGCCGTAAAACAAACACATCAGCCAACATTTAAAAGCATTCAACAACATTTACATAAAATAGGTGATATTCGCCATGCTTCTTTTAGCTACTGTCAGTACTCCTCTCGTTATGATAAATACAAAGAAGGGACAATACTGAATGCATTTAACCCTACATTTTCAAACGGGTCACTTATGGATATTGGGATTTACGGTGTTTATCCCGCGGTTTCTTTGTTTGGCCTCCCCCAAGATATTCAAGCAACTGGACTTCTTTTAGACTCAGGAGTGGATGGGAATGGGTCTCTTTTACTTTCTTATCCCGATTTACATGTAGCCATCACGCATTCAAAAATATCAAACTCCTACCTTCCTTCTGAAATCCAAGGGGAAAAGGGTTCGATCATTATAGATACATTACATACGTTAGAAAAAGTTGAAATTCGCTATAACGACGGAAGAACAGAGGATATTACGATAACTGAGGAATTTCCTTCAATGTATTATGAAGCTAAAGAGTTTATCGATTTGATAAAAGCTGAAAAAACAGAGTCCACTGTCAATTCGTTCGCTCGCTCCTATGGAACAATGGCCATACTTGATGAGGCAAGACGGCAAATCGGACTACAATTCCCTGCTGATATATAA
- a CDS encoding SLC13 family permease — translation MTFEIITVLIVVGVMLICLIKEVTRPDFIVFLALASLLLLGVLTPADAVKGFSNEGMLTIALLFMVAGAVQQSGMLNHLVLRALGNGKKQRLTLIKMMLPVSGLSAFLNNTPIVVMFTPIIRNWCKEHNIAPSKFLIPLSYATIFGGTITLIGTSTNLLAHGLMIESGMSGYSMFQLAIVGIPAALIGILFMSTIGYKLLPERKSSDVTFDENTREYLSELVVEDNAPMIGKTIEEAGLRNLSGLYLIEIIRQDGERIAPITSRNKVKAGDRLIFTGLISTIVELQNMKGLRVETGKSIKLDDLKNGNQVLLEAVVSNQSNLVNKSIKQNRFRVKYGGGVIAVHRNQERINSKVGEIVLQPGDTLLILASKDFASRWSSSKDFYIMTQVKDQEVVDHKKSIIAISTLIGMVLLATFEVLPMFKAATLAVIILFLTKTITFESVRKYVQFNVLLLIASAIGIGIALEQTGTAALLADKLVSVTEGLGVIGIVAIIYLITTIFTEIITNNAAVVLMFPIALATANQLAIDPMALFVAITVAASASFATPIGYQTNLIVYGPGGYRFSDYLKVGIPLNILYLLVTVAISYFVWL, via the coding sequence GTGACCTTTGAAATCATCACGGTACTTATAGTTGTTGGAGTCATGTTAATTTGCTTGATTAAAGAGGTCACAAGGCCAGACTTTATCGTATTTTTAGCGCTTGCTTCATTATTGTTATTAGGTGTTTTAACTCCAGCAGATGCTGTAAAAGGTTTTTCAAACGAAGGGATGTTAACGATTGCCCTTTTATTTATGGTAGCTGGGGCAGTTCAACAAAGTGGTATGCTAAACCATCTTGTGTTACGAGCATTAGGCAATGGAAAAAAACAAAGACTGACGTTAATTAAAATGATGCTCCCAGTCTCAGGGCTATCCGCATTTCTAAATAATACACCCATCGTCGTAATGTTTACACCAATTATTCGAAATTGGTGTAAGGAACACAATATTGCGCCATCGAAATTTTTAATTCCATTATCGTACGCCACAATTTTTGGTGGAACCATTACCCTAATTGGTACATCCACTAACTTATTGGCTCATGGTCTCATGATTGAGAGTGGTATGAGTGGTTATTCAATGTTCCAACTTGCCATAGTGGGGATACCAGCTGCCTTAATCGGTATTCTATTTATGAGTACGATTGGCTATAAATTGTTACCAGAACGAAAATCATCGGATGTCACCTTTGATGAGAACACAAGAGAGTACCTCTCTGAATTAGTTGTGGAAGATAATGCTCCCATGATTGGAAAAACAATTGAAGAGGCTGGCTTGCGAAATCTTTCTGGCTTATATCTTATCGAAATTATTCGTCAGGACGGAGAAAGAATAGCCCCCATTACATCTAGAAATAAAGTGAAAGCTGGAGATAGACTGATTTTTACCGGACTGATTTCAACCATCGTTGAGCTTCAAAACATGAAAGGTCTCCGAGTAGAGACAGGCAAGTCTATTAAATTGGATGATTTGAAAAACGGGAACCAAGTCCTATTAGAAGCAGTTGTATCCAATCAGTCAAATTTAGTAAATAAATCAATTAAGCAAAATAGATTTCGTGTAAAATACGGTGGCGGTGTGATTGCGGTTCATCGAAACCAAGAACGAATCAATAGTAAGGTTGGTGAAATCGTACTACAACCAGGAGATACGTTGTTGATATTGGCTAGTAAAGATTTTGCAAGTCGCTGGTCTAGTTCTAAAGATTTTTATATTATGACACAAGTGAAGGACCAAGAGGTGGTTGACCATAAAAAATCGATTATTGCGATATCAACATTAATTGGTATGGTGCTTTTAGCTACATTTGAAGTGTTACCAATGTTTAAGGCAGCTACATTAGCTGTGATTATTCTTTTTTTAACAAAAACAATTACATTTGAATCAGTAAGAAAGTATGTTCAGTTTAATGTTCTTCTCTTAATTGCAAGTGCGATTGGAATCGGGATAGCTCTAGAACAAACAGGAACAGCGGCGTTACTTGCTGATAAACTAGTTAGTGTCACAGAAGGGTTAGGGGTAATAGGCATTGTCGCTATTATTTATTTAATTACAACGATTTTCACTGAAATTATTACAAACAATGCTGCCGTTGTACTAATGTTCCCGATAGCCTTAGCTACTGCCAATCAACTTGCAATTGACCCTATGGCGCTATTTGTAGCCATTACGGTAGCTGCTTCAGCTAGTTTTGCGACACCTATAGGATATCAGACGAATCTAATCGTGTATGGACCAGGAGGATACCGTTTCTCTGATTATTTAAAAGTGGGGATACCGCTCAACATTTTGTATTTACTTGTTACTGTAGCCATTTCATACTTTGTATGGCTTTAG
- a CDS encoding helix-turn-helix transcriptional regulator, producing the protein MNTKLRLLYMREILQKYTDEENQLTLEQMLDLFYRETKTHIGKKASRDDIDMLESSGLFDVTINQEKNGVEKYYSHQQRLFELYELRLLIDAVSAAKFITKNETEKLVGKIKRLTSLHLAKQLENRVIMPDSHKNENQRVKLTIHELHNAIMERNVIEFQYGKYNLQKEFKFNHDGKHYRVKPYALVWNQDFYYMIAEYQPKELRHYRVDRMRNVSTVDEKFIPDRDFNVTKYTEKLFHMYSGEEQEIQVRFSNHLINVMIDRFGRDVSIRQDSGTTFVLSTKAIISEGLIRWLLTWGSDAIVLYPVSLVDTLKKEINKMSQLYS; encoded by the coding sequence ATGAATACGAAGCTACGACTACTATATATGCGAGAGATTTTACAAAAGTATACAGATGAAGAGAATCAACTCACCCTTGAGCAGATGCTTGATTTGTTTTATCGGGAAACAAAGACTCATATTGGCAAAAAGGCAAGTCGTGATGACATTGACATGTTAGAAAGCTCTGGCCTTTTTGATGTTACGATAAATCAGGAAAAGAATGGGGTCGAAAAATATTATAGTCATCAACAGCGACTATTTGAATTGTATGAATTACGATTGCTTATTGATGCGGTCTCAGCTGCAAAATTTATTACTAAAAATGAAACAGAAAAATTAGTGGGAAAAATTAAACGATTGACGAGCCTGCATTTAGCAAAACAACTTGAAAATCGAGTCATTATGCCAGACAGCCATAAAAATGAAAATCAACGCGTTAAATTAACGATTCATGAATTACATAATGCGATTATGGAACGAAACGTAATAGAATTTCAGTATGGGAAATATAACTTGCAGAAGGAATTTAAGTTTAATCATGATGGTAAGCATTATAGGGTAAAGCCGTATGCCTTAGTTTGGAACCAAGATTTCTATTATATGATTGCGGAATATCAACCGAAAGAACTTCGACATTACCGTGTGGATCGGATGCGGAATGTTTCGACAGTGGATGAGAAGTTCATCCCTGATCGAGATTTTAACGTTACAAAATATACAGAAAAGCTGTTTCATATGTACTCGGGTGAGGAACAGGAAATTCAAGTTCGATTTAGCAATCACCTGATTAATGTGATGATTGACCGTTTTGGTCGTGATGTATCCATTCGGCAGGATAGTGGGACAACTTTTGTGTTATCAACAAAAGCGATTATCAGTGAAGGGTTAATCCGATGGTTATTAACCTGGGGGAGTGACGCAATAGTACTATACCCTGTATCCCTTGTAGATACACTAAAGAAAGAAATAAATAAAATGAGTCAGTTGTATTCATAA